From the Paenibacillus sp. FSL H8-0548 genome, one window contains:
- the rpoZ gene encoding DNA-directed RNA polymerase subunit omega, with translation MLYPSIDEMVKKVDSKYTLVVAASRRARMLRNGDKSELKNPRSRKYVGVALEEIYGDILRVENLATKED, from the coding sequence ATGTTATATCCGTCCATTGATGAAATGGTGAAAAAAGTTGACAGTAAATACACGCTAGTCGTAGCAGCTTCAAGACGCGCTCGCATGCTTCGCAACGGAGATAAGTCGGAGCTTAAAAATCCGCGCTCCCGCAAGTATGTAGGTGTAGCACTAGAAGAAATTTACGGTGACATTCTCAGAGTAGAAAACCTCGCGACGAAAGAGGATTAG